GTGAAGTGATAACCTCAGACAAGGATATGATATTCACCGATGCTATATGTTCGGGTGTGGCTGCTGTGGCCAGAGATATCGATGCCACCGCGATCGCCGTCCTGACCCATGGAGGACATACAGCCAGATTGATATCCAGACGCAGGCCGAATGTACCTGTACTGGCACTGACAGATTTTCTGCCTGTTGTCAGGCAGATGGCTCTTGTGTGGGGAGTGAGAGGCATCTCTGTCGAATGTATTGAAGAGACCGAGGCTATCTTCGCTATTGTCAAGGATATGGTGAGGAAAGTGGGGTTCAGCGGAAAGGTAGTGGTCACTGCCGGAATCCCGACTAAAGAGAGAAGGCCGAGCAATACCATTCATGTAATTGACATTTAAGGAAAGAAACTTTACGCGCTAGGGGCGACCGTTAAATATTTTTATTATCAAGGAGCAGGGGATTATTCCCCTGTTTTTCTTTTATGACCCTGAATTTGCCGGGCAGAGCCGCCTGGCGAGGGCGCAACCCGTTTTATATAAAGGAGTTAAAAACCGTCTGGCTGAAGGGTGGGATGGGGGGCTTGTGCTGTCCCGTTATTCATAGTAAATGGCCCCTTCTGGCATGGTACTTGATGTATCGTATAACCAGTACCATTGAGCCCGCGGAAGCTCTTTCTGAATACGGGGCCTCCCCCCCCAACGTTAAGAGAATGGCTCAGGTAGGGTACTGAAAACCGAAGGGGCCATGAGCAGCAAGATTTCTTCTTTACCTTCGGGACCATAGGGACGGGCAGGACCACCCGTCCCGTTTTTTTATCCATTCCTTTTTGACATCTAAAGGATTATTATGTAGCTTGTTTCATGCTCGTCCGTTTATATATCGAGCTGTCCAGGAAAAGTGTCCGGCCGTCTGTCTGGCCGGGTAGTATTCGTAGATAGGGGCCTTATCTTACCGGAGTTGATCATGAGTGATATGAACGAGACTCGTGTTGGCAGAGAGGAGAAAAAAGGTGATCTTTCAGTTCTCCTCAAAAAGAAAGACAAAGGCGGAATCTCGATCGAGGTCGAGAGCAGCGTCGGACATATGTTCGGAGATCAGATCAGGAAGACTGTCGAAGAGACCCTCGATCGGCTTGGTGTCGCAGATGCGGATATAAAAGTAGCCGATATGGGAGCATTTGATTACGTCATCCAGGCACGCGTGGAAGCTGCCGCCAGGAGGGTGTTCGAGATATCGGGCCCCGGGGTCCTACCGGATACCGTAGTAGAATACGATGAGGCGCGCAGGGACAGGCTCCGGCGGACCAGGCTCTACATGCCGGGGAACAATCCCGACCTTATGAGGAACGGAGGGTTGTTCGGCGCTGACTGCGTTATCCTTGACCTGGAAGATTCAGTATCTCCCCGGGAGAAAGACGCCGCGCGAGTCCTGATAAGAAACACACTGATAACAATAGATTATGGAAAGGCCGAAAGGATCGTAAGGATCAACCCCATGTCGACAGAGTTCGGAGCGGACGATCTGAAGATGATAATCCCTGCCAGGCCAAATACGATCCTCATCCCGAAATGCGAGACCGCTGCCGATGTGACCGCAGTGGAAAAGATAGTCGAGGAGATTGAGAAACGTGAGAACATAGAGACCCCGACGCTGCTGATGCCATTGATCGAGACGGCGAATGGTATTCTCAACGCACGGGAGATCGGATCTTCGAGCAGTAGAGTGGTCGCGCTCTGTTTCGGCGCGGAAGACTTTACCGCGGATATCGGAGTCGCACGGACCAGAGAGGGTGGGGAGAGCCTGACGGCAAGATGTATGCTGGTGCTTGGAGCGAAAGCCTCCGGCGTCCAGGCGATCGACACGGTCTTCTCCGACATCAATGATATCGAGGGGCTGATCGAATCGACCCGCGAGGCGATGGCTCTCGGATTCGAGGGCAAGGGCGTCATCCATCCTTCGCAGATAAAGCCGATACACGAGGTGTTTTCGCCTACCCCCGAGAGAATAGAGTACGCGAAGAAAGTCGTGGCGGCGATCGAAAAAGCGAGAGCCAGTGGCAGCGGGGTGGCCACGATCGGAAGCAAGATGGTAGACGCGCCCATAGAGTTGCGGGCAAGGAAGATCCTGAAACTGGCCGAAGCGCTTGGCCTTCTGGGCGAGGACGAAAAATGATAGACACCTCCGGCCGGTACCCGGTCCGGAAGGTGGAAAAGTATACGACTATTGAAAAAGAATGGGGGTAAGGATCGTGAAGATGGTCCGCAATGCCGTTGGGAGAATGATTCCTGAGGAGATCGATGGAAAAAAGATAAAGCCTTTCATGGGTGCCCACGAGGATCACGGAGGCGGAAGAAAAGCAGCACCTCCGATCCGCGCTGTCGTCGATTACGAGAACAAGATGCTGGCTTCTCTCGACGAGGCGATCGAAGCATGCGAGATCAGGAACGGCATGACGGTCTCTTTTCATCATCATCTTAGAAATGGCGATCACGTCGTCAATATGGTAGTCGACAAACTCGCCAGAAAGGGGTTGAAGAACCTCACTCTGGCACCTTCCGCCCTCTTTCCAGTACACGAGCCCCTGGTGCAGCATGTAGAGAACGGCGTGATATCACATATCGAGGGCTCGATGAACGGGCCGGTCGGCCGCGCCTGTTCTCTCGGAAAGATGAGTAAGACATGTATCCTTCGATCGCATGGAGGCAGATACAGGGCTATTCAGGATGGTGACCTCCACGTCGACGTCGCCTTCATCGCGGCACCTGTCGCAGACTCTTTAGGAAACTGCAACGGATACGGGGGCCCCTCCGCATGCGGAGTGATGAGCTACGCTCTTGCGGACTCCCTCTACGCGGACAAGGTCGTAGTCCTGACCGACAATCTGGTACCTTTTCCGAATTATCCCTGGATAATCCGCGGCGGAAACGTCGATTATATCTGCCAGCTGGAGAATCTCGGTGATCCGGAAAAGATAGTGTCCGGGACAACGAGGATCACCAAAAGCCCGACAAGACAGCTGATAGCGGAGTATGCCGCGAGGCTGGTCAGCGATCTTGGCCTGATGGAAGAACCGGAGTTTTCCTTCCAGGCAGGAGCGGGGGGCATATCGCTCGCCTTCCTGAAGTATATGGGGGACATGCTTCGTGAAAAGGGGCTTAAAGCCTCTTTCGCCCGCGGTGGGTCGAACAAGTTCCTCGTCGATCTTCTGGAGGAGGGTCTGATAGAGTATATCCTGGACGGCCAGTGTTTCGACCAGGTCGGAGTCCGCTCTCTCGGGGAGAATCCGCGCCACATCGAAACAGACCCTTTCACCTCATATAATTATCATACGAAGGGAAACTTCGCTACGAGAGTAAAGGCCGCCGTACTCGGCGCGACCGAGATAGATGTCGATTTCAATGTGAATGTAAACACGCATTCCGATGGATGGCTTCTTCACGGTATCGGTGGGTTCGCCGATGTCTGCGACGCCTGGTGTACGATCATAACGGTGCCCCTGCACAGGGGAAGGCTGGCTACGATCGTCGACAGCGTCACGACTGTGACAGTGCCCGGTGAGACCGTCGATGTACTCGTCACAGAGCGGGGTATAGCCGTAAATCCTGCCAGGACCGATATCCTGGAACGTCTTAAAGATACGGACCTGCCTGTCGTACCAATCGAAAAACTGAGGAAGATGGCGCTGGATCTTGCCGGCGAACCGAAAAAACCGGAGTTCGAGGAGCGGATAGTCGCCCTCATAGAATACCGGGATGGCACGGTTATTGATACTGTCCGGCAATTGAAGGCATAGAGGGGCCCATCTGACTTCAGTGCAGCGCTTCGGGTCCCCAGCCCGAGCGATTTTCAAAATAATCCGTAATGCGCGGAACTACGCGCGGTTCTGTCTATAACAAGGGAGTTGTCGTGCCTGACTCCAGCGGGGCCATTTCAAAAACCCTGGCAGACCGATTGACAGGTTATGCCGTAAATACCGGCAATTTTGTGTCTGACTCTTACAGGATCCTTACCCTTTCTCTGAAAGACAGCGTTACACTTGAAGCCAGATCGGCGAAGGATGTCCTGAATAAAAATGGCAGCCTCTCATATATCACCAGGAAGACGAGTCGTTCCGCCGCTATGACCGAGATCTTTTTCGGAGACCCGGACAAGAGACAGTCCGGGATCATGGAAGCAGCTTGTGAATATATTGAGCGGCGCATCGACGGGGGTATGGAGCTTCTTTACTTGGACAAGCTGATGGGCCTTCATCCGGACCACTCACATTATTGCAGGACCATTATCACCCCGGAATTTGCCAGGATGCTTGTGATGTGGGACAGGCTGATATTCGACGTTCCAGAGGAGAGGTTGGGTGGTGGGCCGGACCAGGTACAGGTCATGATCCCTGAATGGGCGGAATACGCAAGGCTGAACGGATTGCCGGAGGTGGCTATCCTGGTGGATGCAGTGAATAATGTGACCTTTGCTCTCGGAAGCGATTATTTCGGCGAGATCAAGAAAGGTCATCTCCGCATGGCGATGTACCGTGAAAAACTGAAATACAGGGATGGTTCCGGTGGTGGCCTGGGAGTGCATGCCGGTGGAAAAGTGATCAGGGCGAAGGATTCAGCGAGCGGAAGGCTGGAGGAAAAGGGAGCACTTTTTTTTGGACTGAGCGGCACTGGAAAGACGACGCTCTCTGTCCATCACTTCTGGCTCGATCCCGAGCAGGGCGAGTCCGTAATAATCAGGCAGGACGATTTTTTTGTGCTGGCCGCCGACTCTGCGGCCTTCGGGACCGAAGACAATGCCTATATAAAGACTGAAGGGCTGGAGCCGAAAAGCCAGCAGCTGCTTTTTGAGGGCGCGATGAGTCCACACTCGATACTGGAGAATGTGTATGTCGACCCAGAGACGCTCGAACCCGATTTCTTCAGGTTCGACCACCCCTGGACTCCCGGGGGAATGTGCTATAACGGCCGGGGAATAGTCATAAGAAAAGAACTCGATTTCACAGATGACAGGGTCGATCTTGACAGGGTAGATATGATCTTTTTTATCACGCGAAGGGAAACGGTCATTCCCCCTGTCATGCGCCTCAGCACGGAGCAGGCTGCCGCAGCCTTTATGCTCGGAGAGTCTATCCTGACCTCCGCGGCGGATCCGACGAAGGCGGGCCAGTCGGTTCTCGAAGTGGGGACCAATCCGTTCATCGTAGGCTCGGGAGGAGAGGAAGGGAATATCTTCTACAGTATTCTTAAAAATAATCCTCATATCAGGTGTTATCTTTTCAATACCGGTGGGTTTGGAGGAAGGAACGTGGATGCCGGCTCGGAAAACCTCGCTGGTGAAGGTGTGATGGAAGTGTTGAAAAGTTACCTTGCGGGGCAATGGCAGGAGGGAAAGGGATGTCTCGTCCGGCGGAAACTGATGGACGGGGCCGAGGAGGAATTCAAAGTGGAGCGAGTCCGCCTGGAACTCGATGGGGACGGCAGGCGGTACAGGTCGCGTGGGGAGATCCAGACGGTCGTAGACATGGTTGAGGCCGGGGAAATCGACGCGAAGGATTTCCAGCTGGTCAGAGTCGAAGTACTGGCTGGCCAGAAAGTAAAGATACAGGATTCATCAGCCTTTATCAGAGAGATCGCCAGGGGGACGGTGGAGTGGGCGAAAGAAGATTACTGGGGATACGATGTTCCCACGTCGATGCCTGGTATGGATCTTTCGCGGTTCGATGAAAAGAGATACTACACAGAATCAGAGATCAAAGAGTTGAAGGACAGGATCAGGGCCGAAAGGATCGAGTGGCTGCATTCGTTCGATGACCTCGATCCTGAGATCAGGGATATTTTCGGGTAATCCGAAACCAGCCAATAGCTTACGGACGCAAAGCCGGAATCGAATCTTTATTCTCCAAAAGCACTCACTTGACAGATGAGAGATCTGGTGTATACTCGACGGACTACAGATATTGGAGGCATCAATGAGATTCTTACGGGGAAATTCGATTCGGTTCATAGTCTTCCCGGTACTCCTTGCCATCTCATTCGTCCTTCTTCCGCTGAGATCACATGCCCGCGACGAAAGCCTGATCAAGATCGAAGTACAGGCCATGTATGATACCGGGCAGTTCGGGGAGCCGGGGCACGACCCGTTCCTCAGCAGATTTCAGCCGGGGGGACAGGGATCAAATGGAGACCGCGAAGGGGGATCCCTTACCGACCCTGACTCCGGACAAAACGGAGAAGGGCAGGGAGGCCCACCTCTCTCGGAATGGGATATTGAGACTATTATCCGGACCCTGGGCAAGAGCCTGGTCGGAACAATCAATCAGCTGTTCTGATCTCTTGTCCGTGTGTGAGAAATAGTGCCATTAACCAGACCGGGTGGTATCCGCCAGGAATCTGACGCGGAGGACCATGCCGGAGAGCCGACCAGATATGGTTGAAGTAGATAAACTGATTCGCAGGATCGAATCTTATGTGGACAGCAAGGATTACAGGTCTGCCCTG
The genomic region above belongs to Candidatus Latescibacterota bacterium and contains:
- the citD gene encoding citrate lyase acyl carrier protein; its protein translation is MSDMNETRVGREEKKGDLSVLLKKKDKGGISIEVESSVGHMFGDQIRKTVEETLDRLGVADADIKVADMGAFDYVIQARVEAAARRVFEISGPGVLPDTVVEYDEARRDRLRRTRLYMPGNNPDLMRNGGLFGADCVILDLEDSVSPREKDAARVLIRNTLITIDYGKAERIVRINPMSTEFGADDLKMIIPARPNTILIPKCETAADVTAVEKIVEEIEKRENIETPTLLMPLIETANGILNAREIGSSSSRVVALCFGAEDFTADIGVARTREGGESLTARCMLVLGAKASGVQAIDTVFSDINDIEGLIESTREAMALGFEGKGVIHPSQIKPIHEVFSPTPERIEYAKKVVAAIEKARASGSGVATIGSKMVDAPIELRARKILKLAEALGLLGEDEK
- the citF gene encoding citrate lyase subunit alpha, with the translated sequence MKMVRNAVGRMIPEEIDGKKIKPFMGAHEDHGGGRKAAPPIRAVVDYENKMLASLDEAIEACEIRNGMTVSFHHHLRNGDHVVNMVVDKLARKGLKNLTLAPSALFPVHEPLVQHVENGVISHIEGSMNGPVGRACSLGKMSKTCILRSHGGRYRAIQDGDLHVDVAFIAAPVADSLGNCNGYGGPSACGVMSYALADSLYADKVVVLTDNLVPFPNYPWIIRGGNVDYICQLENLGDPEKIVSGTTRITKSPTRQLIAEYAARLVSDLGLMEEPEFSFQAGAGGISLAFLKYMGDMLREKGLKASFARGGSNKFLVDLLEEGLIEYILDGQCFDQVGVRSLGENPRHIETDPFTSYNYHTKGNFATRVKAAVLGATEIDVDFNVNVNTHSDGWLLHGIGGFADVCDAWCTIITVPLHRGRLATIVDSVTTVTVPGETVDVLVTERGIAVNPARTDILERLKDTDLPVVPIEKLRKMALDLAGEPKKPEFEERIVALIEYRDGTVIDTVRQLKA
- a CDS encoding phosphoenolpyruvate carboxykinase (ATP), whose protein sequence is MRGTTRGSVYNKGVVVPDSSGAISKTLADRLTGYAVNTGNFVSDSYRILTLSLKDSVTLEARSAKDVLNKNGSLSYITRKTSRSAAMTEIFFGDPDKRQSGIMEAACEYIERRIDGGMELLYLDKLMGLHPDHSHYCRTIITPEFARMLVMWDRLIFDVPEERLGGGPDQVQVMIPEWAEYARLNGLPEVAILVDAVNNVTFALGSDYFGEIKKGHLRMAMYREKLKYRDGSGGGLGVHAGGKVIRAKDSASGRLEEKGALFFGLSGTGKTTLSVHHFWLDPEQGESVIIRQDDFFVLAADSAAFGTEDNAYIKTEGLEPKSQQLLFEGAMSPHSILENVYVDPETLEPDFFRFDHPWTPGGMCYNGRGIVIRKELDFTDDRVDLDRVDMIFFITRRETVIPPVMRLSTEQAAAAFMLGESILTSAADPTKAGQSVLEVGTNPFIVGSGGEEGNIFYSILKNNPHIRCYLFNTGGFGGRNVDAGSENLAGEGVMEVLKSYLAGQWQEGKGCLVRRKLMDGAEEEFKVERVRLELDGDGRRYRSRGEIQTVVDMVEAGEIDAKDFQLVRVEVLAGQKVKIQDSSAFIREIARGTVEWAKEDYWGYDVPTSMPGMDLSRFDEKRYYTESEIKELKDRIRAERIEWLHSFDDLDPEIRDIFG